The following are encoded in a window of Arthrobacter antioxidans genomic DNA:
- a CDS encoding DUF721 domain-containing protein, with amino-acid sequence MSDRASGDTPPTDGQDPQVSGDRSPRDAREGDGPPRTADAADEFPEQDAPQALLNRLRSASQARGTPREAASKRSAKTTRRRYSPEPVYGGRDPEGVGNVFSRMLAERGWKSPVAIGSVLSRWSEIVGTDIAAHCVPESFDADTVLVRCDSTAWATQLRLITPQVLQRFEAELGAGVVTRLSVIGPAAPSWRKGGRSVKGRGPRDTYG; translated from the coding sequence ATGTCTGACCGGGCCTCCGGGGACACTCCTCCCACGGATGGACAGGACCCCCAGGTCTCCGGTGACCGATCACCCCGGGATGCGCGGGAGGGCGACGGGCCGCCCCGGACGGCCGACGCGGCGGACGAGTTCCCGGAACAGGATGCCCCGCAGGCCCTGCTCAACCGGCTGCGAAGCGCATCACAGGCGAGGGGCACGCCGCGCGAGGCGGCGTCGAAGCGATCGGCGAAGACGACGCGACGCCGGTATTCCCCCGAGCCGGTGTACGGCGGCAGGGACCCGGAGGGCGTGGGCAACGTCTTCTCGCGGATGCTCGCCGAGCGGGGATGGAAGTCACCGGTCGCGATCGGATCGGTGCTGTCACGCTGGAGCGAGATCGTCGGGACCGACATCGCGGCGCATTGCGTCCCGGAGAGCTTCGACGCGGACACCGTGCTGGTCCGGTGTGACTCGACGGCCTGGGCCACGCAACTGCGTCTCATCACCCCGCAGGTGCTGCAGCGCTTCGAAGCCGAACTCGGCGCGGGCGTCGTCACCCGGCTGTCGGTCATCGGCCCCGCGGCTCCGAGCTGGCGCAAGGGCGGACGCTCCGTCAAGGGTCGCGGACCGCGGGACACGTACGGGTGA
- a CDS encoding DMT family transporter, which yields MTIFLSILGVIGVSASGPIMAATAAPVLAIAFWRNLLGAALMGGPALVSKRAEFAALTRAEYRRLGIAAVALALHFACFITALKLTSVAAATALVCLQVAWIALFNALLGSRPQAAVVAGLGVAFAGVVIITGFDLSLSREALLGDLLALAGGALAAVYQMAGAAARRTMSTGTYTTLCYGACAMILLALCAATGQPIVGFGPAAWAGILAVTLLAQIMGHSVFNHLLAVMSPLVVSMIILLEIPGAAILAAVFLGEQLPLGTYGGLALILVGLAVVIRGQQRRKARRSPTEAGTAVAPPPGMGGD from the coding sequence GTGACTATCTTCCTCTCGATCCTCGGCGTCATCGGGGTATCGGCGTCCGGACCGATCATGGCCGCCACCGCAGCGCCGGTCCTGGCCATCGCCTTCTGGCGCAACCTGCTCGGCGCCGCGCTGATGGGAGGGCCGGCACTCGTGTCCAAGAGGGCCGAGTTCGCCGCCCTGACCCGGGCGGAGTACCGGCGACTCGGTATTGCGGCCGTCGCACTCGCCCTCCATTTCGCGTGCTTCATCACGGCACTGAAGCTGACCTCCGTCGCGGCCGCCACCGCTCTCGTCTGCCTCCAGGTGGCATGGATCGCGCTCTTCAACGCCCTGCTGGGATCACGGCCGCAGGCGGCGGTGGTGGCGGGACTCGGTGTCGCCTTCGCGGGCGTCGTCATCATCACCGGATTCGATCTCTCCCTGTCGCGGGAGGCTCTCCTGGGTGACCTGCTGGCTCTCGCCGGCGGAGCCCTCGCTGCGGTCTACCAGATGGCCGGAGCAGCCGCCCGGCGGACCATGTCCACCGGGACCTACACCACGCTCTGCTACGGCGCCTGCGCCATGATCCTGCTGGCCCTGTGTGCTGCTACCGGGCAGCCCATCGTCGGCTTCGGTCCCGCTGCCTGGGCGGGAATCCTCGCGGTCACCCTGCTGGCCCAGATCATGGGTCACTCCGTCTTCAACCATCTTCTGGCGGTCATGAGCCCGCTCGTGGTCTCCATGATCATCCTGCTCGAGATCCCCGGAGCCGCGATCCTCGCTGCGGTGTTCCTCGGCGAGCAGCTCCCACTCGGCACCTACGGCGGCCTGGCACTCATCCTGGTGGGCCTCGCCGTCGTCATACGCGGTCAGCAGCGACGGAAGGCGCGCCGCTCCCCTACGGAAGCAGGGACCGCGGTCGCACCCCCGCCGGGAATGGGTGGCGACTAG
- the gyrB gene encoding DNA topoisomerase (ATP-hydrolyzing) subunit B codes for MKIGDGESPILEAATEHAYGASEITVLEGLEAVRKRPGMYIGSTGPRGLHHLVYEVVDNSVDEALAGYCDHIEISLQADGGVKVVDNGRGIPVDMHPTEGRPTVEVVMTILHAGGKFGGGGYAVSGGLHGVGISVVNALSKRVETVVRRQGHVWMQSFADGGKPVGELRKGEETSETGTTQTFYPDDSIFESTEFDFETLRARFQQMAFLNKGLRITLTDERVDVVETDEVAEVQSAQDSDGEPKHRSVVYLYENGLLDYVRHLNSSKRVDVIHPDVIAFETEDTDRRMAVEVALQWTSAYSESVHTYANTINTHEGGTHEEGFRAAMTTLINKYAREKNIIKEKDDNLTGDDIREGLTAVISVKLSEPQFEGQTKTKLGNSEAKGFVQRVVTDQLGDWLERNPGPARDVIRKSIQASQARLAARKARESTRRKGLLESGGMPGKLKDCQSKDPARSEIYIVEGDSAGGSAVRGRNPETQAILPLRGKILNVERARLDRALGNSEVQAMITAFGAGIGEDFNVDKARYHKIVLMADADVDGQHITTLLLTLLFRYMRPLIENGFVYLAQPPLYRIKWSNAKHDYVFSDRERDEVIKMGMANNQRLPKDNGIQRYKGLGEMDYTELWDTTMDPDHRTLLQVTMDDAAAADQVFSVLMGEDVESRRNFIQQNAKDVRFLDI; via the coding sequence GTGAAAATAGGCGATGGCGAGTCCCCGATCCTGGAGGCGGCCACCGAACACGCCTACGGCGCCAGTGAGATCACGGTGCTCGAAGGACTGGAAGCGGTCCGGAAGCGTCCGGGCATGTACATCGGATCGACGGGGCCCCGCGGTCTCCACCACCTCGTCTACGAAGTCGTGGACAACTCGGTCGACGAGGCGCTGGCGGGATACTGCGACCACATCGAGATCTCACTGCAGGCCGATGGCGGCGTGAAGGTCGTCGACAACGGCCGAGGGATCCCCGTGGACATGCACCCCACCGAGGGTCGGCCGACCGTGGAAGTGGTCATGACCATCCTCCACGCCGGCGGCAAGTTCGGCGGCGGAGGCTACGCCGTGTCCGGTGGCCTGCACGGCGTCGGCATCTCCGTGGTCAACGCGCTGTCCAAACGCGTGGAGACGGTGGTGCGACGCCAGGGCCATGTGTGGATGCAGTCCTTCGCGGACGGCGGGAAGCCCGTCGGCGAGCTGCGCAAGGGCGAGGAGACGTCCGAGACGGGCACCACGCAGACGTTCTACCCCGACGACTCGATCTTCGAGAGCACCGAGTTCGACTTCGAGACACTCCGCGCACGCTTCCAGCAGATGGCGTTCCTCAACAAGGGACTGCGCATCACACTGACGGACGAGCGCGTGGACGTCGTGGAGACGGACGAGGTCGCGGAGGTCCAGAGCGCGCAGGACTCCGACGGGGAGCCGAAGCACCGGTCCGTCGTATACCTGTACGAGAACGGGCTGCTCGACTACGTCCGCCACCTCAATTCCTCCAAGCGCGTGGATGTGATCCACCCCGACGTGATCGCCTTCGAGACCGAGGACACGGACCGCAGGATGGCCGTCGAGGTGGCCCTGCAGTGGACCTCGGCGTATTCGGAGAGCGTGCACACCTATGCGAACACGATCAACACGCACGAGGGTGGGACGCATGAAGAGGGTTTCCGTGCGGCCATGACCACGCTGATCAACAAGTACGCACGCGAGAAGAACATCATCAAGGAGAAGGACGACAACCTCACCGGTGACGACATCCGCGAGGGCCTGACCGCCGTCATCTCCGTCAAGCTGTCGGAGCCGCAGTTCGAGGGGCAGACGAAGACCAAGCTCGGCAACTCCGAGGCGAAGGGGTTCGTCCAGCGGGTGGTCACCGATCAGCTCGGCGACTGGCTGGAGCGCAACCCCGGACCGGCCCGCGACGTCATCCGGAAGTCGATCCAGGCGTCCCAGGCCCGCCTTGCGGCCCGCAAGGCGCGCGAGTCCACGCGCCGCAAGGGCCTGCTGGAATCCGGCGGCATGCCCGGCAAGCTCAAGGACTGCCAGTCCAAGGACCCTGCGCGCTCCGAGATCTACATCGTCGAGGGTGACTCGGCCGGCGGCTCCGCGGTCCGTGGCCGGAATCCCGAGACCCAGGCCATCCTGCCGCTGCGCGGCAAGATCCTGAACGTGGAGCGTGCCCGCCTCGATCGTGCCCTCGGCAACAGCGAGGTCCAGGCCATGATCACCGCCTTCGGCGCGGGGATCGGCGAGGACTTCAATGTGGACAAGGCCCGGTATCACAAGATCGTGCTCATGGCCGATGCCGACGTCGACGGCCAGCACATCACGACGCTGCTGCTGACCCTGCTGTTCCGCTACATGCGGCCGCTCATCGAGAACGGTTTCGTGTACCTCGCGCAGCCACCGCTGTACCGGATCAAGTGGTCCAACGCGAAGCACGACTACGTGTTCAGCGACCGGGAGCGCGACGAGGTCATCAAGATGGGCATGGCGAACAACCAGCGACTGCCCAAGGACAACGGGATCCAGCGCTACAAGGGCCTCGGCGAGATGGACTACACGGAACTGTGGGACACCACCATGGACCCGGACCACCGCACCCTCCTGCAGGTGACCATGGACGACGCCGCAGCCGCCGACCAGGTGTTCTCCGTCCTGATGGGCGAGGACGTCGAATCCCGCCGCAACTTCATCCAGCAGAACGCCAAGGACGTGCGTTTCCTCGACATCTGA
- a CDS encoding DUF3566 domain-containing protein, protein MSSANTNPRPSSGQVRTSGAPRVNAPARPPQRPASGGQAARPGQRPGLVKPAPKAKARKARLLVSKVDPWSVLKMSFLLSVALGIVTVVASFVIWTVLDLTGIFDGVNELLREIAGSESSGFDLRQFASLPQVLSFATIIAVVNVVLLTALAMLSAVLYNISSTLVGGIGVTLTDD, encoded by the coding sequence GTGAGCTCGGCCAACACCAACCCGCGGCCGTCCAGCGGACAAGTGCGCACGTCCGGGGCGCCGCGCGTGAATGCTCCCGCGCGTCCGCCACAGCGGCCCGCATCCGGTGGACAGGCCGCCCGTCCGGGGCAGCGTCCCGGGCTCGTGAAGCCGGCTCCGAAGGCGAAGGCCCGGAAGGCCCGGCTGCTCGTCAGCAAGGTCGACCCGTGGTCGGTCCTGAAAATGTCCTTCCTGCTGTCCGTCGCGCTCGGGATCGTCACCGTGGTCGCGTCCTTCGTGATCTGGACCGTCCTCGACCTGACGGGAATCTTCGACGGCGTGAACGAGCTGCTCCGCGAGATCGCAGGATCGGAGAGCAGCGGGTTCGACCTCCGGCAGTTCGCCTCCCTGCCGCAGGTCCTCTCCTTCGCGACGATCATCGCCGTCGTGAACGTCGTGCTCCTGACCGCCCTGGCCATGCTCTCGGCCGTGCTGTACAACATCTCGTCCACCCTCGTCGGCGGTATCGGTGTCACGCTGACCGACGATTAG
- the gnd gene encoding phosphogluconate dehydrogenase (NAD(+)-dependent, decarboxylating) has translation MHIGLVGLGKMGFNMRERLRAKGIEVTGFDRAPDRTDVSSLEELVSSLPAPRLIWVMVPAGEITHAVITELSQLLSEDDLVIDGGNSRFTDDQIHATLLAQKGIRFLDCGVSGGIWGLENGYGLMAGGSDEDIEVALPIFDALRPEGDRAESFVHVGDVGAGHYAKMVHNGIEYGLMQSYAEGYELLEAKDIVKDVHGTFAAWQKGTVVRSWLLDLVVKALEEDPRLATIAGYVEDSGEGRWTVEEAIANSIPAPAITAALFARFNSRQEDSPSMKMVAALRNQFGGHAVKPAQPKPE, from the coding sequence ATGCACATCGGTCTCGTCGGTCTCGGCAAAATGGGATTCAACATGAGGGAGCGGCTCCGGGCCAAGGGCATCGAGGTCACCGGCTTCGACCGTGCTCCCGATCGCACGGATGTGTCGAGCCTCGAGGAACTCGTGTCCTCCCTGCCGGCCCCTCGGCTCATCTGGGTGATGGTCCCGGCCGGCGAGATCACGCATGCCGTCATCACCGAGCTCTCACAGCTCCTGTCCGAGGACGACCTCGTGATCGACGGCGGCAACTCCAGGTTCACCGATGACCAGATCCACGCGACGCTGCTCGCCCAGAAGGGCATCCGGTTCCTCGACTGCGGTGTCTCCGGCGGCATCTGGGGCCTGGAGAACGGATACGGCCTGATGGCCGGAGGCAGCGACGAGGACATCGAAGTGGCCCTGCCGATCTTCGACGCACTGCGCCCCGAGGGCGATCGGGCGGAGAGCTTCGTGCACGTCGGCGATGTCGGAGCCGGGCACTACGCCAAGATGGTGCACAACGGGATCGAGTACGGTCTCATGCAGTCCTACGCTGAAGGCTATGAGCTGCTCGAGGCCAAGGACATCGTGAAGGATGTCCATGGCACCTTTGCCGCGTGGCAGAAGGGCACCGTCGTCCGCTCCTGGTTGCTGGACCTGGTGGTCAAGGCCCTGGAGGAGGACCCGCGCCTGGCGACGATCGCCGGCTACGTGGAGGATTCGGGTGAAGGTCGATGGACCGTCGAGGAGGCCATCGCCAACTCGATCCCAGCTCCCGCGATCACCGCCGCGCTGTTCGCACGGTTCAATTCGCGCCAGGAGGACTCACCGTCCATGAAGATGGTCGCCGCGCTGCGCAACCAGTTCGGCGGACACGCCGTCAAGCCCGCCCAGCCGAAGCCCGAGTAA
- the dnaN gene encoding DNA polymerase III subunit beta: MKFRVERDVLAEAVSWTARSLSPRPPVPVLAGLLIKAEGGMLSLASFDYEISARLEIPADVLEEGTILVSGRLLADICRSLPSAPVEVATDGSKVTLTCRNSRFNLATMPEGEYPELPKLPDVSGVVDGDAFALAVSQVIIAASRDDTLPILTGVRMEIEDDLITLLATDRYRLALREVAWKPSTPGISTSALVKAKTLSEVAKTLGGAGELNIALSDNSELIGFESGGRRTTSLLVDGDYPKIRSLFPATTPIHATVQTSALVEAVRRVSLVAERNTPVRLAFSEGQVTLDAGTGEDAQASEAIEATLDGDAITVAFNPHYLSEGLGAFNSPYVRFSFTSPPKPAVISAQEDSSGEDREDYRYLLMPVRLPNL; the protein is encoded by the coding sequence GTGAAATTCAGAGTTGAGCGGGATGTACTTGCGGAGGCAGTGTCCTGGACCGCCCGTTCCCTGTCACCGCGCCCCCCCGTGCCGGTCCTCGCGGGCCTCCTGATCAAGGCCGAAGGCGGCATGCTGAGCCTTGCGAGCTTCGACTACGAGATCTCCGCCCGCCTCGAGATCCCTGCCGACGTCCTCGAGGAAGGCACCATCCTCGTCTCGGGACGTCTCCTCGCCGACATCTGCCGGAGCCTGCCCTCCGCACCCGTGGAAGTGGCGACCGATGGCTCCAAGGTGACGCTCACGTGCCGCAACAGCCGCTTCAACCTCGCGACTATGCCCGAAGGGGAATATCCCGAACTGCCGAAACTCCCGGACGTGAGCGGCGTCGTCGACGGAGACGCCTTCGCCCTGGCGGTATCGCAGGTCATCATCGCGGCAAGCCGTGATGACACCCTGCCGATCCTCACCGGCGTGCGGATGGAGATCGAGGACGACCTGATCACACTGCTGGCCACGGACCGGTACCGTCTGGCCCTCCGTGAGGTCGCCTGGAAGCCGTCGACCCCGGGCATCTCCACCAGCGCCCTCGTCAAGGCCAAGACCCTCAGCGAAGTGGCCAAGACCCTCGGCGGGGCCGGCGAACTGAACATCGCCCTGTCGGACAACTCGGAACTGATCGGCTTCGAGTCCGGGGGCCGCCGGACCACGTCGCTGCTGGTGGACGGGGACTACCCCAAGATCAGATCGCTGTTCCCCGCCACCACCCCGATCCACGCGACCGTGCAGACCAGCGCGCTCGTGGAGGCAGTGCGACGCGTCTCGCTCGTCGCCGAGCGCAACACCCCGGTGCGCCTCGCTTTCTCGGAAGGACAGGTCACCCTGGATGCCGGGACCGGGGAGGATGCGCAGGCCTCCGAAGCGATCGAGGCGACGCTCGACGGCGACGCCATCACCGTGGCTTTCAACCCGCACTACCTCAGCGAGGGCCTCGGGGCCTTCAACAGCCCGTACGTGCGATTCTCCTTCACCTCGCCCCCGAAACCCGCTGTCATCTCGGCCCAGGAGGACTCCTCCGGCGAGGACAGGGAAGACTACAGGTACCTGCTGATGCCCGTGCGACTGCCCAATCTGTAA
- the gyrA gene encoding DNA gyrase subunit A: MSDDITGNGPDEPIEGEVLTDRVEQVDLQTEMQRSYLDYAMAVIVGRALPDVRDGLKPVHRRVLYAMFDGGYRPDRSFNKCARVVGEVMGQYHPHGDSAIYDALVRLIQDWTMRYPLALGQGNFGSPGNDGAAAPRYTETKMAPLAMEMVRDIDEETVDFQDNYDGKNQEPTILPSRFPNLLVNGSSGIAVGMATNIPPHNLREVADGVQWYLENPDATKEELLEALIVRIKGPDFPTGAQILGHKGIEDAYRTGRGSVTMRAVVNVEEIQNRTCLVVTELPYQANPDNLAIKIAELVKDGKVSGIADLRDETSGRTGQRLVIVLKRDAVAKVVLNNLYKHTQLQDNFSANMLAIVDDVPRTLSLDAFIRHWVTHQLEVIVRRTRYRLRKAEEEAHILRGLLKALDALDEVIALIRASSTTEQARDGLMELLSIDELQATAILNMQLRRLAALERQKIQDRHAELESMITEFNRILASEDVQRGIVSTELAEIVAKFGDDRRTEILMGYDGDMSMEDLIPEEEMVVTITRGGYVKRTRSDNYRQQARGGKGIRGAQLRGDDVVEHFFVTTTHHWLLFFTNLGRVYRAKAYELVEAARDAKGQHVANLLAFQPDETIAQVLDLRDYQQSPYLVLATKRGLVKKTRLEDYDTNRTAGVIAINLRDNDELVSAQLVSGDDDIMLVSRKGQSLRFTADDDALRPMGRATSGVTGMKFRPDDELLAANVVTDDSYVFIVTEGGFAKRTKVDDYRVQGRGGLGIKVAKLAEERGDLVGALVVQEEDEVLVVMGGGKVVRSAVAGVPAKGRDTMGVIFAKPDKTDRIIAVARNSERSVAVEEGLIDDPAEASPDVDMIGTITPQDDPAEFTADEVRLSTEEMAEPDAESPEHGGNE, from the coding sequence ATGAGTGACGACATCACCGGCAACGGACCGGACGAGCCCATCGAGGGCGAGGTCCTGACGGACCGCGTCGAGCAGGTCGACCTGCAGACGGAGATGCAGCGGTCCTACCTGGACTATGCAATGGCGGTCATCGTGGGCAGGGCCCTGCCCGATGTCCGCGACGGACTGAAGCCCGTGCACCGCCGTGTGCTCTACGCGATGTTCGACGGCGGCTACCGGCCGGACCGCTCGTTCAACAAGTGCGCCCGCGTGGTCGGCGAGGTCATGGGGCAGTACCACCCGCACGGCGACTCCGCGATCTACGACGCCCTGGTGCGCCTCATCCAGGACTGGACGATGCGCTACCCGCTGGCGCTCGGCCAGGGCAACTTCGGGTCCCCCGGCAACGACGGCGCCGCGGCACCGCGATACACCGAGACGAAGATGGCCCCGCTCGCCATGGAGATGGTGCGGGACATCGACGAGGAGACCGTCGACTTCCAGGACAACTACGACGGCAAGAACCAGGAGCCGACGATCCTCCCGTCGCGCTTCCCCAACCTGCTGGTCAACGGATCCTCCGGTATCGCCGTCGGCATGGCCACCAACATCCCGCCGCACAACCTGCGCGAAGTGGCCGACGGGGTCCAGTGGTACCTAGAGAACCCGGACGCCACGAAGGAAGAGCTCCTCGAAGCGCTGATCGTGCGCATCAAGGGACCCGACTTCCCCACCGGCGCCCAGATCCTCGGGCACAAGGGCATCGAGGATGCCTACCGGACGGGTCGCGGATCCGTCACCATGCGGGCCGTCGTGAACGTCGAGGAGATCCAGAACCGGACCTGCCTGGTCGTCACGGAGCTGCCCTACCAGGCGAATCCCGACAACCTCGCGATCAAGATCGCGGAACTCGTCAAGGACGGCAAGGTCAGCGGGATCGCCGACCTCCGCGACGAGACGTCCGGCCGCACCGGCCAGCGCCTCGTGATCGTGCTGAAGCGCGACGCCGTCGCGAAGGTGGTGCTCAACAACCTCTACAAGCACACGCAGCTGCAGGACAACTTCAGTGCCAACATGCTGGCGATCGTCGACGACGTGCCCCGCACGCTCAGCCTCGACGCGTTCATCCGCCACTGGGTGACCCACCAGCTCGAGGTCATCGTGCGCCGCACGCGGTACCGGCTGCGCAAGGCGGAGGAGGAAGCCCACATCCTCCGCGGACTGCTGAAGGCCCTCGACGCCCTCGACGAGGTCATCGCGCTGATCCGCGCCTCGTCCACGACGGAGCAGGCCCGGGACGGGCTGATGGAGCTGCTCTCGATCGACGAGCTGCAGGCCACGGCCATCCTGAACATGCAGCTCCGGCGCCTCGCGGCCCTCGAGCGGCAGAAGATCCAGGACCGCCATGCCGAGCTGGAGTCGATGATCACGGAGTTCAACCGGATCCTCGCCTCCGAGGACGTGCAGCGTGGCATCGTCAGTACCGAACTGGCGGAGATCGTGGCCAAGTTCGGCGACGACCGGCGGACCGAGATCCTCATGGGCTACGACGGCGACATGAGCATGGAGGACCTGATCCCCGAGGAGGAGATGGTCGTCACCATCACCCGCGGTGGATACGTCAAGCGCACGCGGAGCGACAACTACCGTCAGCAGGCCCGCGGCGGCAAGGGCATCCGGGGTGCACAGCTGCGCGGCGACGACGTCGTCGAGCACTTCTTCGTCACCACCACCCACCACTGGCTCCTGTTCTTCACCAACCTGGGCCGGGTCTACCGCGCCAAGGCGTACGAACTCGTCGAGGCGGCACGGGACGCCAAGGGCCAGCACGTGGCGAATCTCCTCGCCTTCCAGCCGGACGAGACGATCGCCCAGGTCCTGGACCTGCGCGACTACCAGCAGTCGCCCTACCTGGTCCTCGCCACCAAGCGCGGCCTCGTGAAGAAGACGCGCCTCGAGGACTACGACACCAACCGCACCGCCGGCGTGATCGCCATCAACCTGCGCGACAACGACGAACTCGTCTCCGCTCAGCTGGTGTCCGGCGACGACGACATCATGCTCGTCTCCCGCAAGGGACAGTCGCTGCGGTTCACGGCCGACGACGACGCCCTGCGGCCCATGGGCCGCGCCACCTCGGGCGTGACCGGCATGAAGTTCCGCCCGGACGACGAGCTGCTGGCCGCGAACGTGGTCACGGACGACTCCTACGTCTTCATCGTCACCGAGGGCGGCTTCGCGAAGCGGACCAAGGTGGACGACTACCGTGTCCAGGGCCGTGGAGGACTGGGCATCAAGGTCGCGAAACTGGCCGAGGAGCGCGGAGACCTCGTCGGAGCGCTCGTGGTCCAGGAAGAGGACGAGGTCCTCGTGGTCATGGGTGGCGGCAAGGTGGTGCGATCGGCGGTGGCGGGAGTCCCCGCGAAGGGTCGCGACACCATGGGTGTCATCTTCGCGAAGCCCGACAAGACCGACCGCATCATCGCCGTCGCGCGGAACAGTGAGCGCAGCGTCGCCGTCGAGGAGGGCCTCATCGACGATCCGGCCGAAGCCAGCCCGGACGTCGACATGATAGGCACGATCACCCCGCAGGACGATCCTGCGGAGTTCACAGCCGATGAAGTACGGTTGTCGACAGAGGAGATGGCTGAGCCCGACGCTGAGTCGCCCGAACACGGAGGTAACGAGTGA
- a CDS encoding DLW-39 family protein, with amino-acid sequence MKKLLVAAAAAASVLVYKRWKDSEKSKSVWSSATDDVV; translated from the coding sequence GTGAAGAAGTTGCTCGTCGCAGCAGCGGCTGCCGCAAGTGTCCTCGTGTACAAGCGGTGGAAGGATTCGGAGAAAAGCAAGAGCGTCTGGAGCAGTGCGACGGACGACGTGGTCTAG
- the recF gene encoding DNA replication/repair protein RecF (All proteins in this family for which functions are known are DNA-binding proteins that assist the filamentation of RecA onto DNA for the initiation of recombination or recombinational repair.): MYVEHLSLTGFRSYGQLDTAIEPGITVFVGPNGVGKTNIVEAIGYLATLSSHRVSTDKPLIAFGEERAIIRGKLVRGTQRTTVEVEINADAANRARINRSNPVRARDAAGILKTVLFAPEDLTLAKGDPSVRRRYLDEVMVSLLPHQSALRADYERVLKQRNALLKSARAAGRFSTGHEATLDVWDQHLAESGARLLSARFALVDKLRPHVQRAYRELTDGSKPADIAYVSSVSPSSDPSAEGDAELGRTGDDGLGNLDQGALTDLFVTGLLRHRKKELERGISLVGPHRDELALVLGRVPVKGYASHGETWSTALALRLASYYLLLEEDRTPGGDPVLILDDVFAELDTQRRTRLAAIVAPAEQVLVTAAVGDDIPAALAGRQLRVVPGAVVAGGDISDGTNGTGDVTDGIADRRSAAEIDAAGGIDV; the protein is encoded by the coding sequence GTGTACGTTGAGCACCTCTCGCTCACCGGGTTCCGGAGCTACGGGCAGCTCGACACCGCCATCGAGCCCGGCATCACCGTCTTCGTCGGGCCGAACGGTGTAGGGAAGACCAACATCGTCGAGGCGATCGGATACCTCGCGACGCTGTCCTCACACCGGGTCAGCACGGACAAGCCGCTCATCGCCTTCGGCGAGGAGCGGGCGATCATCAGGGGCAAGCTTGTCCGCGGAACGCAACGCACGACCGTCGAGGTCGAGATCAACGCCGACGCCGCGAACCGCGCACGGATCAACCGGTCGAATCCCGTGCGGGCCAGGGACGCCGCGGGGATCCTGAAGACGGTCCTCTTCGCTCCCGAGGACCTCACCCTCGCCAAGGGTGACCCATCGGTACGGCGCCGGTACCTGGACGAGGTCATGGTGTCGCTGCTGCCGCACCAGTCCGCGCTGCGGGCGGACTACGAGCGGGTACTCAAGCAGCGCAACGCCCTGCTCAAATCGGCTCGTGCTGCCGGCCGGTTCTCGACGGGGCACGAGGCCACCCTCGACGTGTGGGACCAGCACCTCGCCGAATCCGGCGCGCGCCTGCTGTCGGCGCGGTTCGCCCTCGTCGACAAGCTCCGTCCCCACGTGCAGCGCGCCTACCGGGAGTTGACGGACGGTTCGAAGCCCGCGGACATCGCGTACGTCTCGAGCGTCTCGCCGTCGTCGGACCCCTCCGCCGAGGGAGACGCCGAGCTGGGGCGGACCGGGGACGACGGCCTGGGGAACCTCGACCAGGGTGCGCTCACCGACCTGTTCGTCACCGGTCTCCTCCGCCACCGCAAGAAGGAACTCGAGCGGGGGATCTCCCTCGTCGGCCCGCACCGTGACGAGCTCGCGCTGGTGCTCGGACGCGTACCCGTGAAGGGATATGCCTCCCACGGCGAGACCTGGTCGACGGCCCTGGCCCTGCGACTCGCGTCCTACTACCTGCTGCTGGAGGAGGACCGGACGCCGGGCGGGGATCCCGTGCTCATCCTCGACGACGTCTTCGCGGAACTCGATACGCAACGGCGCACCCGGCTCGCTGCCATCGTGGCACCCGCCGAGCAGGTCCTCGTCACCGCGGCCGTGGGGGACGACATCCCGGCGGCACTCGCCGGACGGCAGCTCCGGGTGGTACCCGGCGCCGTCGTCGCCGGCGGGGACATCAGTGACGGCACGAACGGAACCGGCGACGTCACTGATGGGATCGCCGACCGGCGCTCCGCCGCCGAGATCGATGCCGCTGGAGGAATAGATGTCTGA